A window from Citrus sinensis cultivar Valencia sweet orange chromosome 3, DVS_A1.0, whole genome shotgun sequence encodes these proteins:
- the LOC102616587 gene encoding protein argonaute 1, whose translation MVRKKRTEQPSTGGESSESQETSAGGGRGSQRPSERSAPPSQGGGGGGTGYQGSGRGWGPPSQQGGRGGYGGGRGRGGPQQQHYGGTSEYQGRGRGGPPQPGGRGGYGGGRGGVGMGSGGRGGHSGGPTRSSQIPELHQATPTPFSSGVMTQPTPSQAGSSSHSPELSEVSQQFQQLSLPEEVSSSQVIQPAPPSSKSVRFPLRPGRGSTGTRCIVKANHFFAELPDKDLHQYDVTITPEVTSRGVNRAVMEQLVKLYRESHLGKRLPAYDGRKSLYTAGPLPFLSKEFRITLLDDDDGQGGQRREREFKVVIKLAARADLHHLGLFLQGRQADAPQEALQVLDIVLRELPTTRYCPVGRSFYSPDLGRRQPLGEGLESWRGFYQSIRPTQMGLSLNIDMSSTAFIEPLPVIDFVQQLLNRDVSSRPLSDADRVKIKKALRGVRVEVTHRGNMRRKYRISGLTSQTTGELTFPVDESGTLKSVVEYFYETYGFVIQHTQWPCLQVGNQQRPNYLPMEVCKIVEGQRYSKRLNERQITALLKVTCQRPHERERDIMQTVHHNAYHEDPYAREFGIKISEKLASVEARILPAPWLKYHDTGKEKDCLPQVGQWNMMNKKMVNGGTVNHWICINFSRHVQDSIARGFCFELAQMCYISGMAFNPEPVIPPISARPEHVEKVLKTRYHDAMTKLGQGKELDLLIVILPDNNGSLYGDLKRICETDLGLVSQCCLTKHVFKMSKQYMANVALKINVKVGGRNTVLVDAISRRIPLVSDRPTIIFGADVTHPHPGEDSSPSIAAVVASQDWPEVTKYAGLVCAQAHRQELIQDLFKTWQDPVRGAVSGGMIKELLISFRRATGQKPQRIIFYRDGVSEGQFYQVLLYELDAIRKACASLEPNYQPPVTFVVVQKRHHTRLFANNHHDRNAVDRSGNILPGTVVDSKICHPTEFDFYLCSHAGIQGTSRPAHYHVLWDENKFTADGLQSLTNNLCYTYARCTRSVSIVPPAYYAHLAAFRARFYMEPETSDSGSMTSGTIGRGGMGGGVGARSTRGPGVGAAVRPLPALKENVKRVMFYC comes from the exons ATGGTGAGGAAGAAAAGAACTGAACAACCGTCTACTGGGGGTGAGAGCTCTGAATCCCAGGAAACTAGTGCAGGTGGTGGTCGTGGCTCTCAGCGCCCATCTGAAAGGAGTGCTCCACCTTCTCAGGGAGGAGGTGGAGGCGGAACAGGATACCAAGGTAGTGGAAGAGGCTGGGGTCCTCCGTCGCAGCAAGGAGGCCGTGGAGGTTATGGCGGTGGTCGTGGTCGCGGTGGACCGCAACAGCAACACTATGGTGGAACCTCTGAATATCAAGGCAGGGGAAGGGGAGGGCCACCCCAGCCTGGAGGTCGTGGTGGGTATGGTGGTGGTCGTGGTGGTGTTGGTATGGGTAGTGGTGGCCGCGGAGGACATTCTGGTGGCCCAACCAGATCTTCACAAATTCCCGAGCTACACCAAGCAACCCCAACTCCTTTTTCATCTGGGGTGATGACTCAGCCCACCCCATCTCAGGCAGGTTCATCATCCCATTCACCTGAACTGTCAGAAGTTTCTCAGCAGTTTCAGCAGTTGTCTTTACCAGAAGAAGTTTCTTCGAGCCAAGTTATTCAACCTGCGCCACCCTCGAGTAAATCTGTGAGGTTCCCACTTAGGCCTGGCAGGGGTAGTACTGGGACAAGGTGTATTGTCAAGGCTAACCACTTCTTTGCCGAGTTACCTGATAAAGATTTACACCAGTATGAT GTTACCATAACACCTGAGGTCACTTCTCGTGGTGTCAACCGGGCTGTGATGGAGCAGCTGGTGAAACTATACAGAGAATCCCATCTTGGAAAGCGTCTTCCTGCTTATGATGGAAGGAAGAGTCTGTATACTGCTGGGCCTCTTCCCTTTTTATCAAAGGAGTTCAGAATCACTCtccttgatgatgatgatggacAAGGTGGCCAAAG GAGGGAGAGAGAATTCAAAGTTGTGATAAAGTTGGCTGCTCGTGCTGACCTACATCATTTAGGACTCTTTTTGCAGGGGAGGCAAGCTGATGCCCCTCAGGAAGCCCTGCAGGTTCTCGACATTGTTCTGCGCGAATTACCTACAACTCG GTACTGTCCTGTGGGTCGTTCATTCTATTCTCCTGATCTGGGGAGAAGGCAACCACTGGGGGAGGGATTGGAAAGTTGGCGTGGTTTCTACCAAAGTATTCGTCCAACTCAGATGGGCCTATCCCTAAATATTG ATATGTCCTCTACTGCCTTTATTGAGCCTTTGCCAGTGATTGATTTCGTACAGCAGTTGCTGAACCGAGATGTTTCCTCAAGACCATTATCTGATGCTGATCGTGTTAAG ATCAAGAAGGCTCTCAGAGGAGTTAGGGTTGAAGTTACGCATCGAGGAAATATGCGTAGGAAGTATCGTATATCTGGCTTGACATCGCAAACAACAGGAGAGCTCAC TTTTCCGGTTGATGAAAGTGGTACCCTGAAATCTGTTGTTGAATACTTCTACGAAACCTATGGTTTTGTTATTCAACATACTCAGTGGCCCTGCCTACAAGTGGGAAATCAGCAGAGACCAAATTATTTGCCTATGGAG GTTTGCAAGATTGTTGAGGGTCAGAGGTACTCCAAGAGATTAAATGAGAGGCAGATTACTGCTTTGCTGAAGGTGACCTGTCAACGTCCTCATGAAAGGGAGCGCGATATCATGCAG ACTGTTCACCATAATGCTTATCACGAGGATCCTTATGCTAGGgaatttggaattaaaattagtGAGAAGCTTGCATCAGTTGAAGCTCGCATCCTGCCTGCCCCTTGG CTTAAATATCATGATACCGGTAAAGAAAAGGATTGTCTGCCTCAGGTTGGGCAGTGGAACATGATGAACAAG AAAATGGTTAATGGAGGAACAGTGAACCACTGGATATGCATCAACTTTTCTCGGCATGTCCAAGACAGCATAGCTCGTGGGTTTTGTTTTGAGCTTGCTCAAATGTGTTACATTTCTGGCATG GCGTTTAATCCTGAACCTGTAATTCCTCCGATTAGTGCTCGTCCTGAGCACGTGGAGAAGGTCTTGAAAACTCGGTACCATGATGCAATGACCAAATTGGGTCAGGGGAAGGAGCTTGACCTGCTTATTGTCATTCTCCCTGATAATAATGGCTCTCTTTATG GTGATCTTAAGCGGATTTGTGAGACAGACCTTGGGCTTGTCTCCCAGTGCTGTTTGACTAAGCATGTTTTCAAAATGAGCAAGCAATACATGGCCAATGTGGCTTTGAAGATAAATGTGAAGGTTGGAGGGAGGAACACTGTGCTTGTTGATGCAATATCAAGGCGTATACCTCTAGTCAGTGACAGACCCACTATCATTTTTGGTGCTGATGTCACCCATCCTCACCCTGGAGAGGATTCAAGCCCGTCTATTGCCGCT GTCGTAGCTTCTCAGGATTGGCCAGAGGTCACAAAGTATGCTGGATTGGTTTGTGCTCAAGCTCATAGGCAGGAGCTCATTCAAGACTTGTTCAAGACATGGCAGGATCCTGTAAGAGGAGCAGTGTCTGGTGGGATGATCAA GGAACTCCTTATATCTTTCCGTAGAGCTACTGGACAAAAGCCTCAGCGCATAATCTTTTACAG GGATGGTGTCAGTGAAGGACAGTTCTATCAAGTATTATTGTATGAACTTGATGCTATCCGTAAG GCATGCGCCTCCTTGGAACCAAACTATCAGCCTCCTGTGACTTTTGTTGTGGTTCAGAAGCGTCACCACACTAGGTTGTTTGCCAACAACCATCATGATCGCAATGCAGTTGACAGGAGTGGAAATATATTGCCTG GTACTGTTGTGGATTCAAAAATTTGTCACCCAACTGAGTTTGACTTTTACCTCTGTAGCCATGCTGGAATACag GGTACAAGCCGTCCTGCCCATTACCATGTTCTATGGGATGAGAACAAGTTTACAGCTGATGGACTACAGTCCCTCACAAACAACCTCTGCTACAC ATATGCTAGGTGCACTCGTTCTGTTTCCATTG TTCCCCCAGCATACTATGCCCACCTTGCAGCATTCCGAGCTCGTTTCTATATGGAGCCAGAGACATCAGACAGTGGTTCAATGACCAGTGGAACTATTGGACGTGGAGGCATGGGTGGAGGGGTCGGTGCAAGGAGCACACGTGGACCTGGAGTTGGTGCTGCTGTCAGACCCCTTCCTGCCCTGAAGGAGAATGTCAAGCGGGTTATGTTTTACTGTTAG
- the LOC102615807 gene encoding sucrose synthase 7-like isoform X1: MSSSPSLKRSDTIADTMPDALRQSRYYMKKCFSRFVAKGKRLMKRHHLMDEVEKSIEDKIERGKVLEGLLGYILSSTQEAAVVPPNVAFAVRPNPGSWEYVKVNSEDLTVDGINVLEYLKFKETIFDQDWAKDENALELDFGAMDFSSPHLTLSSSIGNGVNYVSKFMSTTLSANSEKAKQFLDYLLALNHRGEQLMINDTLDTVDKLQAALIAAEVSISDLPKDTPYQEFQQRFKEWGFEKGWGNTAERVRETMRLFSEALQAPDAAKLQVLFSRLPNMFNVVIFSPHGYFGQADVLGLPDTGGQVVYILDQVRALEEELLLRIKQQGLSVKPQILVVTRLIPNSKGTKCSQELEPIYDTKHSHILRIPFKTEQAILPQWVSRFDIYPYLGRFAQDATAKILDLMEGKPDLIIGNYSDGNLVASLMASKLGITQATIAHALEKSKYEDSDAKWKELDPKYHFSCQFTADLIAMNQTDFIITSTYQEIAGSKDRPGQYESHTAFTMPGLCRVVSGINVFDPKFNIAAPGADQSVYFPYTEKQRRLTSFHPDIEELLYSKEDNSEHIGYLADRKKPIIFSMARLDTVKNITGLTEWYGKNKRLRNMVNLVVVAGFFDPSKSHDREEIAEIKKMHTLIEKYQLQGQFRWIAAQTDRYRNGELYRCIADTKGAFVQPALYEAFGLTVIEAMNCGLPTFATNQGGPAEIIIDGVSGFHIDPNNGDESSNKIADFFEKCKTDAGYWNQMSAAGRQRIYECYTWKIYANKVLNMGSIYGFWRQINKEPKLAKQRYIQMFYSLLFRKLASNVPIKVPEPLQSAQTAPVESQQPAAATGIAKPQPPASAVIDKPNQQEKTAQQKKREEGSELKPPSSQQIRNPVRDLWTQWGITIGFLFIIYYLLKRLYCMFM; the protein is encoded by the exons ATGTCTTCGTCTCCATCACTGAAGCGATCAGATACAATTGCTGATACCATGCCTGATGCCTTGAGGCAAAGCCGGTACTATATgaaaaaatgtttttcaaG gttcgTTGCAAAGGGAAAGAGATTGATGAAACGCCATCATTTGATGGATGAAGTTGAAAAATCAATAGAAGATAAAATTGAGAGAGGCAAGGTTTTAGAGGGCTTACTCGGTTATATCCTTAGCTCCACTCAG GAGGCAGCGGTTGTTCCACCTAATGTTGCATTCGCTGTGAGACCGAATCCAGGTTCCTGGGAGTATGTTAAGGTGAATTCTGAAGATCTAACAGTTGACGGCATCAATGTTTTGGAATACTTGAAGTTCAAAGAGACAATTTTCGACCAAGACTG GGCAAAAGACGAAAATGCATTGGAGTTAGATTTTGGAGCAATGGATTTCTCTAGTCCTCACTTGACTCTTTCATCTTCAATTGGAAATGGAGTCAATTACGTCTCAAAGTTCATGTCCACAACGCTTAGTGCCAACTCTGAGAAAGCAAAGCAATTCCTGGACTATCTACTAGCTCTTAATCACAGAGGAGAG CAACTGATGATCAATGATACGCTGGATACAGTTGATAAGCTTCAGGCAGCCCTTATTGCAGCTGAAGTTTCCATCTCCGATTTACCAAAAGACACGCCATATCAGGAATTTCAGCAGAG GTTCAAAGAATGGGGCTTTGAGAAAGGATGGGGGAATACTGCAGAAAGAGTTAGAGAGACAATGAGGCTGTTCTCAGAGGCGCTCCAGGCGCCAGATGCTGCGAAATTGCAAGTGCTTTTTAGCAGGCTTCCCAACATGTTCAACGTCGTAATCTTCTCTCCCCACGGCTACTTTGGGCAGGCAGATGTTCTCGGATTGCCAGATACAGGAGGCCAG GTGGTTTACATTCTTGATCAAGTAAGAGCTTTAGAGGAAGAATTGCTCCTCAGGATCAAGCAGCAAGGACTTAGTGTGAAGCCTCAGATTCTAGTG GTAACACGTCTAATTCCAAACTCAAAAGGAACAAAGTGCAGCCAGGAATTGGAGCCTATTTATGATACCAAGCACTCTCACATTCTCAGGATCCCATTTAAGACAGAGCAAGCAATTCTCCCACAATGGGTTTCCCGTTTCGATATCTACCCTTACCTTGGCAGATTTGCACAG GATGCCACGGCTAAGATCCTTGACCTCATGGAAGGCAAACCAGACCTTATAATTGGGAACTACAGTGATGGAAACTTGGTGGCATCTCTAATGGCTTCAAAACTTGGAATAACACAG GCAACTATTGCACATGCtttagaaaaatcaaaatatgaaGATTCAGATGCCAAATGGAAGGAATTAGATCCAAAGTACCATTTTTCATGTCAATTCACAGCTGACTTAATTGCAATGAATCAAACTGATTTTATCATAACCAGCACATACCAAGAAATTGCTGGAAG tAAGGATAGGCCAGGACAGTATGAAAGCCATACTGCCTTCACAATGCCAGGACTTTGTCGGGTTGTTTCAGGCATCAATGTCTTTGATCCAAAGTTCAACATAGCTGCCCCTGGGGCTGATCAATCTGTCTACTTTCCCTACACTGAGAAACAAAGACGGCTAACCTCATTTCATCCTGACATTGAGGAACTACTATACAGCAAAGAGGATAACAGTGAGCACAT TGGATATCTGGCAGACAGGAAGAAACCAATAATCTTCTCAATGGCAAGACTTGATACTGTGAAAAACATTACAGGACTGACTGAATGGTATGGAAAAAACAAGAGGTTGAGAAATATGGTGAATCTTGTTGTGGTGGCCGGATTCTTTGATCCATCAAAATCGCATGACAGAGAAGAAATTGCAGAGATCAAGAAGATGCATACTTTGATTGAGAAATACCAACTTCAGGGCCAGTTTAGGTGGATTGCGGCTCAAACTGATAGATATCGAAACGGAGAGCTTTATCGCTGTATTGCAGATACAAAAGGAGCTTTCGTGCAGCCTGCACTATATGAGGCTTTTGGTCTGACAGTCATAGAGGCAATGAACTGCGGCTTACCCACTTTTGCAACCAATCAAGGAGGTCCAGCAGAAATCATCATTGATGGGGTCTCAGGCTTCCACATTGACCCAAACAATGGTGATGAATCAAGCAACAAGATTGCtgatttctttgaaaaatgcaAGACGGATGCTGGATACTGGAACCAGATGTCAGCAGCAGGTCGCCAACGTATATATGAATG CTATACATGGAAGATTTATGCAAACAAAGTGCTGAACATGGGATCCATTTATGGATTTTGGAGGCAGATAAACAAAGAACCAAAGCTAGCTAAGCAAAGATACATCCAGATGTTCTATAGTCTCCTGTTCAGGAAACTA GCAAGTAATGTACCCATCAAAGTTCCTGAACCTCTACAATCAGCACAAACTGCACCAGTTGAATCCCAGCAACCTGCAGCAGCAACAGGGATAGCTAAACCCCAGCCACCAGCATCAGCAGTAATAGATAAACCTAACCAACAAGAAAAGACCGCTCAGCAAAAGAAAAG GGAAGAAGGTTCAGAGCTGAAGCCGCCTAGCTCTCAGCAAATAAGGAATCCTGTACGTGACCTTTGGACCCAGTGGGGCATCACCATTGGCTTTCTCTTCATCATCTATTACCTTCTCAAGAGATTGTATTGCATGTTTATGTAA
- the LOC102615807 gene encoding sucrose synthase 7-like isoform X2, producing MSSSPSLKRSDTIADTMPDALRQSRYYMKKCFSRFVAKGKRLMKRHHLMDEVEKSIEDKIERGKVLEGLLGYILSSTQEAAVVPPNVAFAVRPNPGSWEYVKVNSEDLTVDGINVLEYLKFKETIFDQDWAKDENALELDFGAMDFSSPHLTLSSSIGNGVNYVSKFMSTTLSANSEKAKQFLDYLLALNHRGEQLMINDTLDTVDKLQAALIAAEVSISDLPKDTPYQEFQQRFKEWGFEKGWGNTAERVRETMRLFSEALQAPDAAKLQVLFSRLPNMFNVVIFSPHGYFGQADVLGLPDTGGQVVYILDQVRALEEELLLRIKQQGLSVKPQILVVTRLIPNSKGTKCSQELEPIYDTKHSHILRIPFKTEQAILPQWVSRFDIYPYLGRFAQDATAKILDLMEGKPDLIIGNYSDGNLVASLMASKLGITQATIAHALEKSKYEDSDAKWKELDPKYHFSCQFTADLIAMNQTDFIITSTYQEIAGSKDRPGQYESHTAFTMPGLCRVVSGINVFDPKFNIAAPGADQSVYFPYTEKQRRLTSFHPDIEELLVETNNVWDSGYLADRKKPIIFSMARLDTVKNITGLTEWYGKNKRLRNMVNLVVVAGFFDPSKSHDREEIAEIKKMHTLIEKYQLQGQFRWIAAQTDRYRNGELYRCIADTKGAFVQPALYEAFGLTVIEAMNCGLPTFATNQGGPAEIIIDGVSGFHIDPNNGDESSNKIADFFEKCKTDAGYWNQMSAAGRQRIYECYTWKIYANKVLNMGSIYGFWRQINKEPKLAKQRYIQMFYSLLFRKLASNVPIKVPEPLQSAQTAPVESQQPAAATGIAKPQPPASAVIDKPNQQEKTAQQKKREEGSELKPPSSQQIRNPVRDLWTQWGITIGFLFIIYYLLKRLYCMFM from the exons ATGTCTTCGTCTCCATCACTGAAGCGATCAGATACAATTGCTGATACCATGCCTGATGCCTTGAGGCAAAGCCGGTACTATATgaaaaaatgtttttcaaG gttcgTTGCAAAGGGAAAGAGATTGATGAAACGCCATCATTTGATGGATGAAGTTGAAAAATCAATAGAAGATAAAATTGAGAGAGGCAAGGTTTTAGAGGGCTTACTCGGTTATATCCTTAGCTCCACTCAG GAGGCAGCGGTTGTTCCACCTAATGTTGCATTCGCTGTGAGACCGAATCCAGGTTCCTGGGAGTATGTTAAGGTGAATTCTGAAGATCTAACAGTTGACGGCATCAATGTTTTGGAATACTTGAAGTTCAAAGAGACAATTTTCGACCAAGACTG GGCAAAAGACGAAAATGCATTGGAGTTAGATTTTGGAGCAATGGATTTCTCTAGTCCTCACTTGACTCTTTCATCTTCAATTGGAAATGGAGTCAATTACGTCTCAAAGTTCATGTCCACAACGCTTAGTGCCAACTCTGAGAAAGCAAAGCAATTCCTGGACTATCTACTAGCTCTTAATCACAGAGGAGAG CAACTGATGATCAATGATACGCTGGATACAGTTGATAAGCTTCAGGCAGCCCTTATTGCAGCTGAAGTTTCCATCTCCGATTTACCAAAAGACACGCCATATCAGGAATTTCAGCAGAG GTTCAAAGAATGGGGCTTTGAGAAAGGATGGGGGAATACTGCAGAAAGAGTTAGAGAGACAATGAGGCTGTTCTCAGAGGCGCTCCAGGCGCCAGATGCTGCGAAATTGCAAGTGCTTTTTAGCAGGCTTCCCAACATGTTCAACGTCGTAATCTTCTCTCCCCACGGCTACTTTGGGCAGGCAGATGTTCTCGGATTGCCAGATACAGGAGGCCAG GTGGTTTACATTCTTGATCAAGTAAGAGCTTTAGAGGAAGAATTGCTCCTCAGGATCAAGCAGCAAGGACTTAGTGTGAAGCCTCAGATTCTAGTG GTAACACGTCTAATTCCAAACTCAAAAGGAACAAAGTGCAGCCAGGAATTGGAGCCTATTTATGATACCAAGCACTCTCACATTCTCAGGATCCCATTTAAGACAGAGCAAGCAATTCTCCCACAATGGGTTTCCCGTTTCGATATCTACCCTTACCTTGGCAGATTTGCACAG GATGCCACGGCTAAGATCCTTGACCTCATGGAAGGCAAACCAGACCTTATAATTGGGAACTACAGTGATGGAAACTTGGTGGCATCTCTAATGGCTTCAAAACTTGGAATAACACAG GCAACTATTGCACATGCtttagaaaaatcaaaatatgaaGATTCAGATGCCAAATGGAAGGAATTAGATCCAAAGTACCATTTTTCATGTCAATTCACAGCTGACTTAATTGCAATGAATCAAACTGATTTTATCATAACCAGCACATACCAAGAAATTGCTGGAAG tAAGGATAGGCCAGGACAGTATGAAAGCCATACTGCCTTCACAATGCCAGGACTTTGTCGGGTTGTTTCAGGCATCAATGTCTTTGATCCAAAGTTCAACATAGCTGCCCCTGGGGCTGATCAATCTGTCTACTTTCCCTACACTGAGAAACAAAGACGGCTAACCTCATTTCATCCTGACATTGAGGAACTACT TGTTGAAACTAACAATGTCTGGGACAGTGGATATCTGGCAGACAGGAAGAAACCAATAATCTTCTCAATGGCAAGACTTGATACTGTGAAAAACATTACAGGACTGACTGAATGGTATGGAAAAAACAAGAGGTTGAGAAATATGGTGAATCTTGTTGTGGTGGCCGGATTCTTTGATCCATCAAAATCGCATGACAGAGAAGAAATTGCAGAGATCAAGAAGATGCATACTTTGATTGAGAAATACCAACTTCAGGGCCAGTTTAGGTGGATTGCGGCTCAAACTGATAGATATCGAAACGGAGAGCTTTATCGCTGTATTGCAGATACAAAAGGAGCTTTCGTGCAGCCTGCACTATATGAGGCTTTTGGTCTGACAGTCATAGAGGCAATGAACTGCGGCTTACCCACTTTTGCAACCAATCAAGGAGGTCCAGCAGAAATCATCATTGATGGGGTCTCAGGCTTCCACATTGACCCAAACAATGGTGATGAATCAAGCAACAAGATTGCtgatttctttgaaaaatgcaAGACGGATGCTGGATACTGGAACCAGATGTCAGCAGCAGGTCGCCAACGTATATATGAATG CTATACATGGAAGATTTATGCAAACAAAGTGCTGAACATGGGATCCATTTATGGATTTTGGAGGCAGATAAACAAAGAACCAAAGCTAGCTAAGCAAAGATACATCCAGATGTTCTATAGTCTCCTGTTCAGGAAACTA GCAAGTAATGTACCCATCAAAGTTCCTGAACCTCTACAATCAGCACAAACTGCACCAGTTGAATCCCAGCAACCTGCAGCAGCAACAGGGATAGCTAAACCCCAGCCACCAGCATCAGCAGTAATAGATAAACCTAACCAACAAGAAAAGACCGCTCAGCAAAAGAAAAG GGAAGAAGGTTCAGAGCTGAAGCCGCCTAGCTCTCAGCAAATAAGGAATCCTGTACGTGACCTTTGGACCCAGTGGGGCATCACCATTGGCTTTCTCTTCATCATCTATTACCTTCTCAAGAGATTGTATTGCATGTTTATGTAA
- the LOC102616103 gene encoding uncharacterized protein LOC102616103 isoform X1, with translation MFEITHAMVAAIARAIPSSSIMNMMKKKPAVLYHYPCPDGAFAALAAHLYFSSSSVPALFFPNTVYNPISPNNLPLHEIDDLYLLDYVGPSGFVQQVSSKVSKVVILDHHKTALEAPIEGENVSKTIDMERSGATIAYDYFKNKFLDNGLQLHREFERLSLLFDYIEDGDLWRWRLENSKAFSSGLKDLNIEFSFQLNPCLFEQLLSLDLESVISQGIVSLSHKQRLIEETLAHSYEIVLGGEAFGHCLAVDADAVAELRSELGHQLATKSHDLNLRGIGAVVYRVPELQNDQLVKISLRSVDSEDTTAIAQEFGGGGHRNASSFMLSSAEFERWKTALQAA, from the exons ATGTTTGAAATTACTCATGCGATGGTAGCAGCAATAGCAAGAGCCATCCCATCAAGTAGTATCATGAACATGATGAAGAAAAAACCAGCAGTGCTATACCACTACCCTTGCCCAGACGGTGCATTCGCGGCTCTTGCCGCTCACCTTTACTTCTCATCCTCTTCAGTTCCCGCTCTCTTCTTTCCCAACACTGTTTACAATCCTATTAGCCCAAACAATCTTCCTTTGCATGAAATTGATGATCTTTACCTTCTTGATTATGTGGGTCCCTCTGGTTTTGTTCAGCAAGTGTCTTCCAAAGTTTCAAAGGTGGTGATATTGGACCATCACAAAACTGCTCTTGAGGCTCCAATCGAAGGTGAAAATGTGAGTAAGACAATTGATATGGAGAGAAGTGGAGCGACAATTGCTTATGATTAtttcaagaataaatttttggaTAATGGATTACAATTACATAGAGAATTCGAGCGGTTAAGTTTGCTTTTTGATTATATTGAAGATGGAGATCTTTGGAGATGGAGACTTGAAAACAGCAAAGCTTTTAGTAGTGgtttaaaagatttaaacaTTGAGTTTAGTTTTCAATTAAACCCTTGCTTGTTTGAGCAG TTACTCTCCTTGGACCTGGAATCTGTAATCAGTCAAGGCATAGTGAGCCTATCACACAAGCAAAGATTAATTGAAGAGACTCTCGCTCATTCATATGAAATTGTACTTGGAGGTGAAGCATTCGGACATTGCTTG GCTGTCGATGCAGATGCTGTTGCAGAGTTGCGGAGTGAACTGGGACACCAGTTAGCAACAAAAAGTCATGATTTAAACTTGAG AGGCATAGGAGCTGTTGTTTATAGAGTCCCAGAACTCCAAAATGATCAGTTGGTGAAAATAAGCCTCAGGAGTGTAGATAGTGAAGATACAACGGCTATTGCACAG GAATTCGGAGGTGGTGGACATCGTAATGCCAGTTCCTTTATGTTAAGCTCTGCAGAATTTGAGAGGTGGAAG aCTGCATTGCAAGCAGCATGA
- the LOC102616103 gene encoding uncharacterized protein LOC102616103 isoform X2: MFEITHAMVAAIARAIPSSSIMNMMKKKPAVLYHYPCPDGAFAALAAHLYFSSSSVPALFFPNTVYNPISPNNLPLHEIDDLYLLDYVGPSGFVQQVSSKVSKVVILDHHKTALEAPIEGENVSKTIDMERSGATIAYDYFKNKFLDNGLQLHREFERLSLLFDYIEDGDLWRWRLENSKAFSSGLKDLNIEFSFQLNPCLFEQLLSLDLESVISQGIVSLSHKQRLIEETLAHSYEIVLGGEAFGHCLAVDADAVAELRSELGHQLATKSHDLNLSH; this comes from the exons ATGTTTGAAATTACTCATGCGATGGTAGCAGCAATAGCAAGAGCCATCCCATCAAGTAGTATCATGAACATGATGAAGAAAAAACCAGCAGTGCTATACCACTACCCTTGCCCAGACGGTGCATTCGCGGCTCTTGCCGCTCACCTTTACTTCTCATCCTCTTCAGTTCCCGCTCTCTTCTTTCCCAACACTGTTTACAATCCTATTAGCCCAAACAATCTTCCTTTGCATGAAATTGATGATCTTTACCTTCTTGATTATGTGGGTCCCTCTGGTTTTGTTCAGCAAGTGTCTTCCAAAGTTTCAAAGGTGGTGATATTGGACCATCACAAAACTGCTCTTGAGGCTCCAATCGAAGGTGAAAATGTGAGTAAGACAATTGATATGGAGAGAAGTGGAGCGACAATTGCTTATGATTAtttcaagaataaatttttggaTAATGGATTACAATTACATAGAGAATTCGAGCGGTTAAGTTTGCTTTTTGATTATATTGAAGATGGAGATCTTTGGAGATGGAGACTTGAAAACAGCAAAGCTTTTAGTAGTGgtttaaaagatttaaacaTTGAGTTTAGTTTTCAATTAAACCCTTGCTTGTTTGAGCAG TTACTCTCCTTGGACCTGGAATCTGTAATCAGTCAAGGCATAGTGAGCCTATCACACAAGCAAAGATTAATTGAAGAGACTCTCGCTCATTCATATGAAATTGTACTTGGAGGTGAAGCATTCGGACATTGCTTG GCTGTCGATGCAGATGCTGTTGCAGAGTTGCGGAGTGAACTGGGACACCAGTTAGCAACAAAAAGTCATGATTTAAACTTGAG ccattaa